The Coleofasciculus sp. FACHB-1120 region AAACTCCTTGTTCCCTTATTTAAGGTGCATATGGTCAGGTTTCCTGCTTCATCAACCAGCCAATTCTCCGGCAATACCAAAATCTGGGAAAGCCTCAAACAAGCGATCGCATCCAGTTCTGGGTTTCAGCGCTGGGAAATAGAACACCCGTTGGATAACAACCGCCTTCAGGAGTTTAATCTTGATTATCGGGTTCGCCGGTATCTGCGCGAAACTTTAGAAACCCTTGCTTATTAGTCATTTATTAGGCATCAGTCATTCGTTCGTGACTACTGAACGAATGACTAATGACCCATCGCTACCGACCAAGTCTGATTAAATCACCTAGATTGGGCAAGCCCTGTCCCAATCGCTTGAGTTTGCCAAAAACCTCAGCAAGGCGATCGCCCTCTACATGAACTTCTGAGGTTGGGTAATTTTCTAAAATTTCAATCAAGGTAATCTGATTGTCTGGAAGCGCTGAACTCATCACAGCTCCTCGTAAAGACTGAATGTTTGCGCCATTTCCGGGAGTATGAACCACGTCACTGACTTGATTCAAGACTATTTCCCCAATCTGGTTATTGAGTACCCGATCTAAAATGAGGGCATTCACCTTAACTTCTTGCGTTAGGGTTTTTCGCAAATCCTCAGGTTTTCTTCCTGCCATAGCCAAATAAGCACGTAGCGCTGGCGAAAGTTCACCCGTTTCAGCAAAAGTTGTGAGTTCGGGAACAGATACCGATTCCCTTAGAAAGCGGTACTTCAGCACGACTGTATTGGCAGCATCCGCACGAGAGGGGCTAAACAAAACACCCGTAGCGGCGGCTAAAGAGAACACGAAAGGTAGCGATCGCAGTAGTAGAGAGCGCATAAGGAACCTGAAAACAGCTTTGAGATAGCACAACTGTG contains the following coding sequences:
- a CDS encoding alpha/beta hydrolase, with the protein product MRSLLLRSLPFVFSLAAATGVLFSPSRADAANTVVLKYRFLRESVSVPELTTFAETGELSPALRAYLAMAGRKPEDLRKTLTQEVKVNALILDRVLNNQIGEIVLNQVSDVVHTPGNGANIQSLRGAVMSSALPDNQITLIEILENYPTSEVHVEGDRLAEVFGKLKRLGQGLPNLGDLIRLGR